The following are encoded together in the Oncorhynchus nerka isolate Pitt River linkage group LG25, Oner_Uvic_2.0, whole genome shotgun sequence genome:
- the LOC115109299 gene encoding E3 ubiquitin-protein ligase znrf1-like produces the protein MGGKQSTAGRPRGAFHGVSADDSAVAPSAHFGHYRPSGTMGLRSRSVSSVAGMGIEHSPTVPFGFYTPRGTDSDRAGGGSGTNAAHGNGYQETGSGHHTDGMLYLGSRGSLADTLPLHIAPRWFSAHSGFKCPVCSKSVASNEMEVHFIMCLSKPRLSYNDDVLARDAGECVICLEELQQGNTIARLPCLCIYHKSCIDSWFEINRSCPEHPSD, from the exons ATGGGGGGCAAGCAGAGTACGGCAGGGCGGCCCCGGGGTGCTTTTCACGGTGTCTCGGCGGATGACAGCGCAGTGGCACCCTCGGCCCACTTTGGGCACTACCGACCAAGTGGCACTATGGGGTTACGCAGCCGCTCAGTGAGTTCTGTGGCTGGGATGGGCATAGAACATAGTCCTACGGTGCCCTTTGGTTTTTATACCCCCAGAGGAACAGACTCGGACAGGGCTGGAGGGGGGTCTGGCACTAACGCCGCCCATGGTAACGGCTACCAGGAAACGGGCAGCGGGCATCACACGGATGGTATGCTCTATCTGGGCTCCCGAGGGTCGTTGGCAGACACCTTGCCCCTGCACATTGCACCCCGGTGGTTTAGCGCCCACAGTG gGTTCAAGTGTCCTGTCTGCTCCAAGTCTGTGGCATCTAATGAGATGGAGGTGCACTTCATCATGTGTCTAAGCAAGCCCCGCCTGTCCTACAACG atgaCGTGCTGGCCAGGGATGCCGGGGAGTGTGTAATCTGTCTGGAGGAGCTGCAGCAAGGAAACACCATCGCCAGACTGCCGTGCCTCTGCATCTACCACAAAAG CTGTATAGACTCCTGGTTTGAGATCAATCGTTCCTGCCCTGAGCATCCTTCAGACTGA